One window of the Colletotrichum lupini chromosome 9, complete sequence genome contains the following:
- a CDS encoding WD domain-containing protein, which produces MSAFTSQQPDEGYSEDPLNPSFSGTQDVSASRPPADLPAWLAQHLPGLSTSEKTELAIALLDQLPTSTIVEIVERLHPRMYINFVHYLPTEVCLKILGYLDPLSLIHVAKACHAWHELALDRKLWEKLYNMEGWKAIYSEVNKWEEDANKPQNQSPSSLHRVRSCEDGHTHKKRAISEDNDLEMTDAGASVTREDSMNSIMGNSIFGSPASSFGFSRSSATPQHGDMDLDRSASGSTRRSTERNFGVDTKGKGKASPMLRAALVKEDSLPPIMSTDALGRISRSSLWSWDAPSRRYRLDWKYLYTMRYRLEQNWELGKFTNFQLPHPDHPQEGHQECIYSLQFDSEYLVSGSRDKTLRIWSLHTQRLLRPPLEGHTGSVLCLQFDADKEEDLIVSGSSDSNVILWKFSTGQMIQRLKNAHSESVLNIKFDKRILVTCSKDKTIKIFNRRPLKYGDPGYGDGDVVFNAPKRVRDYGYGNPMDDLPLKPAYSLIGSLDGHGAAVNAVQIHGNEVVSASGDRNIKVWDWTKQVCIRTVVGHSKGIACVQYDGRRIVSGSSDNEVKVFDRFTGLEVASLRAHTNLVRTVQAGFGDLPYSAEEDKAEAKRIDELYFKAVADGVVSPFSDHGSRRGRAQARNAGSQRPEDITAYGAILPPGGGGGKYARIVSGSYDQSIIIWRRDKEGVWKDTQHLRQEEGAAAAQSQAQAAARAASQLTAQEMLANLESSSSSTARGTRGSSPRTTVDNPIIATITPDSAQAFMNLIDAVVPRGPTQLRQALHHYPTMLVYNSHIQAAISREPNPRIRADLRNVLNAALLETQLNQSRRLMANRETQTIDPPSLPPLNGFAPSSSTQVQQPTITRFHMEVVRQRHAQEQEAAAATAATPAAGPATPQVQGHLHIQGQAQNQAQPTQPGAPVQTQATPVPVQGAQNPVPDAAHHPHIANGDNGPARVFKLQYDARRIICCSQTSVIVGWDFCNNDPELEEVARFFGTVD; this is translated from the exons ATGTCTGCCTTTACCTCACAACAGCCCGACGAGGGCTACTCCGAAGACCCTCTGAACCCTAGCTTCAGCGGCACTCAGGATGTCTCGGCCTCGCGTCCACCTGCAGACCTGCCCGCCTGGCTCGCCCAGCATCTCCCCGGCCTGTCCACCTCTGAAAAGACTG AGCTTGCTATTGCTCTTCTCGACCAGCTACCCACATCGACCATCGTCGAAATAGTCGAGCGTCTACATCCTCGCATGTACATCAACTTCGTTCACTACTTGCCGACAGAAGTTTGCCTGAAGATTCTCGGATACCTCGATCCCCTCTCTCTCATCCACGTCGCCAAGGCTTGCCACGCCTGGCACGAACTGGCCCTCGACCGCAAGCTATGGGAGAAGCTGTACAATATGGAGGGCTGGAAGGCCATCTACTCGGAAGTCAACAAGTGGGAAGAAGATGCGAACAAACCTCAGAACCAATCCCCCAGCTCTCTCCACAGGGTTCGATCATGCGAGGACGGCCACACGCACAAGAAGCGTGCGATATCCGAAGACAACGATCTCGAGATGACGGACGCCGGGGCTTCGGTCACCAGGGAAGATTCGATGAACTCGATCATGGGCAACAGCATCTTTGGCAGCCCTGCCTCGTCATTCGGCTTCTCTCGGAGTTCAGCTACGCCGCAACATGGAGATATGGATCTGGACAGGTCGGCTTCGGGGTCCACACGTCGAAGTACAGAGAGAAATTTCGGCGTCGACACCAAGGGCAAGGGTAAAGCGTCGCCGATGTTGCGCGCCGCTCTTGTCAAGGAAGACTCGCTGCCGCCCATAATGTCTACCGACGCTCTCGGCAGAATCTCGCGGTCGTCACTATGGTCCTGGGACGCACCTAGCCGACGGTACAGGCTCGACTGGAAGTATCTATATACGATGCGCTACCGCCTGGAGCAAAACTGGGAGCTTGGGAAGTTCACCAACTTCCAGCTGCCCCACCCGGACCACCCGCAAGAAGGCCACCAAGAGTGCATATACAGTCTGCAATTCGACAGCGAATACCTCGTTAGCGGTAGTCGTGACAAGACCCTTCGTATCTGGAGTCTGCACACCCAGCGATTGTTGAGGCCGCCCCTGGAAGGCCATACTGGATCTGTGCTCTGCTTGCAGTTCGATGCGGACAAGGAAGAAGATTTGATCGTCTCTGGAAGCAGTGACTCCAACGTCATTCTGTGGAAGTTTTCGACAGGACAGATGATTCAAAGGCTCAAGAATGCTCACTCCGAGTCGGTTCTCAACATCAAATTTGACAAGAGGATTCTGGTCACGTGCTCAAAGGACAAGACCATCAAGATTTTCAACCGCCGTCCCCTCAAATACGGTGACCCCGGCTACGGTGATGGCGATGTCGTCTTCAACGCCCCGAAACGCGTCAGAGACTACGGATACGGCAATCCCATGGACGACCTGCCCCTCAAGCCTGCGTATAGCCTTATTGGTTCTCTGGACGGACATGGCGCGGCTGTCAACGCCGTGCAGATCCATGGCAACGAAGTGGTGTCAGCCAGCGGTGACAGAAACATCAAGGTCTGGGACTGGACAAAGCAGGTCTGTATCCGGACAGTCGTTGGCCATAGCAAGGGCATTGCCTGCGTGCAGTACGACGGTCGGAGGATTGTTAGCGGCAGCAGTGACAACGAGGTCAAGGTGTTTGACAGGTTCACGGGTCTCGAAGTCGCCAGTCTGCGCGCGCACACGAACCTTGTGCGAACGGTCCAGGCTGGTTTCGGCGATCTTCCTTACAGCGCTGAAGAGGATAAGGCTGAGGCCAAGAGGATTGACGAGCTCTACTTTAAGGCGGTAGCTGATGGAGTCGTCAGCCCCTTTAGCGATCATGGCAGTCGCCGTGGTCGTGCCCAGGCCCGTAACGCGGGTAGTCAACGACCGGAGGACATTACGGCGTATGGTGCCATTCTTCCCcccggcggcggtggcggcaAATACGCTCGGATCGTGTCTGGCTCCTACGACCAGAGTATCATCATCTGGCGCCGTGATAAGGAGGGCGTCTGGAAGGACACGCAACATCTGCGTCAGGAAGAGGGAGCCGCGGCAGCGCAAAGCCAAGCTCAAGCTGCGGCAAGAGCGGCTTCACAGCTCACCGCACAAGAGATGCTGGCAAACTTGGAGTCAAGCTCCTCATCCACGGCGCGCGGCACTCGGGGATCTTCTCCCAGGACGACCGTCGACAATCCCATTATTGCCACCATTACGCCCGATTCGGCACAGGCTTTTATGAACCTGATTGACGCGGTTGTGCCCCGGGGACCGACACAGCTGCGCCAGGCTTTGCATCATTACCCGACAATGTTGGTGTACAATTCACACATTCAGGCTGCTATTAGCAGAGAGCCAAACCCGCGCATCAGAGCCGACCTCCGCAATGTGCTCAACGCTGCTCTTTTGGAGACGCAACTCAACCAGTCGCGCCGTCTTATGGCGAACCGCGAGACGCAAACAATTGATCCGCCATCGCTGCCACCTTTGAATGGATTCGCTCCGTCGTCAAGCACACAGGTTCAGCAGCCGACTATTACCAGATTTCATATGGAAGTTGTGCGCCAGCGACACGCTCAAGAACAAGAagctgccgccgccaccgccgctACACCCGCCGCCGGACCTGCGACGCCCCAGGTGCAAGGACATTTACACATCCAGGGACAAGCTCAGAATCAAGCACAGCCGACGCAGCCGGGAGCGCCTGTTCAGACTCAGGCGACGCCGGTGCCGGTACAAGGTGCGCAAAACCCTGTGCCGGACGCGGCGCACCACCCGCACATTGCCAACGGCGACAACGGCCCTGCAAGGGTGTTTAAGTTGCAATACGATGCCCGCAGGATCATTTGTTGTAGTCAGACGAGTGTCATTGTGGGCTGGGACTTTTGCAACAATGACCCGGAGCTGGAGGAGGTTGCGCGGTTCTTTGGGACAGTGGACTAG
- a CDS encoding Snf7 family protein: MPRIWEETIMLVRGLEHSTFQSLLSRLQSLIECDEVIRYRLAIWRPLNSGYPGFSTVSAKPGMARRLSGGLPNHPQPPPRPRGPIDNRHPASSPRNVIQATTQTPTTTQRYSQPHQAHHASSPTPQETKVPSPTNLSNTHKSPAAMNRLFGAAPKGPKPTLNSAITNIDDRISSIDVKLSALTAELNTYQQKLSKMRDGPGKNAIKQKALKVLQRRKMYESQRDQLQSQVWNMEQAQTMQDNLKNTMATVDALKTTNKELKKQYGKVDIDKIERLQDEMADLMDIGNDIQESLARSYDVPEDVDEAELDAELEALGMEAELEPEMGAMPSFLQEELPEFVDEEPAKEGAKLKEAAG, from the exons ATGCCCAGGATTTGGGAGGAAACCATTAT GCTTGTTCGTGGACTTGAGCACTCCACCTTCCAGTCACTTCTGTCCCGATTGCAGAGTTTGATAGAATGTGACGAGGTCATCAGATATAGACTGGCAATCTGGAGACCGTTGAACAGCGGATATCCGGGCTTCAGCACTGTCTCCGCCAAGCCGGGCATGGCAAGA CGCCTCAGCGGGGGCCTGCCCAACCACCCGCAACCACCACCCCGACCGCGGGGTCCTATCGATAACCGTCACCCAGCTTCATCACCACGCAACGTCATCCAGGCAACGACACAGACGCCCACCACAACCCAAAGATACTCACAACCTCACCAGGCTCACCACGCCTCCTCTCCGACACCCCAAGAGACAAAGGTACCCTCCCCCACGAACCTCAGCAACACACACAAATCACCAGCAGCCATGAACCGCCTCTTCGGCGCAGCCCCCAAGGGCCCAAAACCAACCCTAAACAGCGCAATCACAAACATCGACGACCGCATCTCCTCAATCGACGTGAAACTCTCCGCCCTCACCGCGGAACTAAACACCTACCAACAAAAACTCTCCAAGATGCGCGACGGCCCCGGCAAAAACGCGATAAAGCAAAAGGCGCTAAAGGTCCTCCAGCGCCGCAAAATGTACGAGTCCCAGCGCGACCAGCTCCAGTCCCAGGTCTGGAACATGGAGCAGGCGCAGACGATGCAGGATAACCTGAAAAATACCATGGCCACCGTCGACGCGCTCAAGACGACCAATAAAGAACTCAAGAAGCAGTACGGGAAGGTGGACATCGACAAGATTGAAAGGTTGCAGGATGAGATGGCGGATTTGATGGATATTGGAAACGATATCCAGGAGAGTCTGGCGAGGTCGTATGATGTGCCCGAGGACGTGGACGAGGCGGAGCTGGATGCCGAGTTGGAGGCGTTGGGGATGGAGGCTGAGTTGGAGCCCGAGATGGGCGCTATGCCGAGTTTCTTGCAGGAGGAGTTGCCCGAGTTTGTGGATGAGGAGCCGGCCAAGGAGGGTGCCAAGCTCAAGGAGGCTGCTGGCTAA
- a CDS encoding nonselective cation channel — protein MVSSQILGIAAGVLRTTPTCEKLEMRRSPTEEMAEEAKLWTGRQRCRGDEEEDDEGPGVAGGSETEACLGDGDDEEKPGIPSSVSELPIYVSMHRVRRLINASIDDPYTLSQLSDPRMNILIVRPLVERLYHPNDITIVYCLLANRLYFLRQQATSVHQPVNVARATLCELVAARVLRRFHEANPGSQGLLFLSRLLVGGFDPFEGAPEAVEFEGRRQWAPQERGGLERKLTALELAILSESKTFISSPGCQRVINAVYEGRVVYTPLSFVDILPDHYEYRPISLYDPRKAPLLNHYRLIVPRSRNSIEFVQFLILMMLYFLAMLYRRSSNEVFEFLFCIYAAGWVLDEVAAVAEHGWEVHAQNLWSWLDVTFSAIYAVYVLARIYDVGAGHFPDGHGLHILPLAAPILLTRVAFNIAPDNIVLISLHAMMKDFLLLSFLACWCFMGFLLALQWLIDSNDNLNETPSWFAICKWMLWIWFGLDGTGIQESTQFHIILGPALMVGFAFLGNTLFLTILVAVLTNTFSNIIADEAAEVRFRRAVLTFEGVKSDAIFAYPPPFNIFALATLLPLRFAVSAETFHRVNVALIRALNLPTLLLISLYERRQFSRRMRKKMNGGGGRRRFLGWQLSGFSPHGDIQAVFDTAPPPDVADLIEELDKIGDEGSVTSEVVPKLSADLGRPIRWRSRLRNGVQEHDD, from the exons ATGGTTTCCTCCCAAATCCTGGGCATCGCGGCTGGTGTCTT ACGGACCACACCGACCTGTGAGAAGCTGGAGATGAGACGGTCGCCGACGGAGGAGATGGCGGAAGAGGCCAAGTTGTGGACGGGTCGGCAGAGGTGTCGTggtgacgaggaggaggacgacgaAGGTCCTGGTGTCGCTGGCGGCTCCGAGACTGAGGCTTGTCTTGGTGATGGTGACGATGAAGAGAAACCAGGGATTCCGTCTTCAGTTTCTGAGCTGCCCATCTATGTTTCAATGCATCG CGTCCGCCGGCTCATCAATGCAAGTATAG ATGATCCATACACACTGAGCCAGTTGAGTGACCCCAGGATGAACATTCTCATCGTCCGGCCTCTGGTTGAGCGTCTGTATCATCCCAACGACATCACCATAG TTTACTGCCTCCTTGCCAACCGCCTCTACTTCCTCCGCCAGCAGGCAACTTCAGTCCATCAACCCGTCAACGTAGCCCGTGCAACGCTCTGCGAACTCGTAGCAGCCCGCGTCCTCCGCCGCTTCCACGAAGCCAACCCGGGCTCCCAaggcctcctcttcctctcgcGCCTCCTCGTCGGCGGCTTCGATCCGTTTGAGGGCGCCCCCGAAGCTGTGGAATTCGAAGGCCGTCGGCAGTGGGCACCCCAGGAACGCGGTGGTCTCGAACGCAAACTCACCGCCCTCGAGCTGGCCATCCTCTCCGAGAGCAAGACCTTTATCTCCTCGCCCGGGTGCCAGCGCGTCATCAACGCCGTCTACGAGGGCCGCGTCGTCTACACCCCGCTCTCTTTTGTCGACATCTTGCCCGACCACTACGAGTACCGCCCCATCTCCCTCTACGACCCGCGGAAAGCACCCCTCCTGAACCACTACCGCCTCATCGTCCCGCGCTCCCGTAATTCCATAGAATTCGTTCAGTTCCTCATCCTAATGATGCTCTACTTCCTCGCTATGCTCTACCGTCGCAGCAGCAACGAGGTCTTCGAGTTCCTCTTCTGCATCTACGCCGCCGGCTGGGTCCTCGACGAAGTTGCCGCCGTCGCGGAACATGGCTGGGAGGTCCACGCGCAAAACCTCTGGTCCTGGCTTGACGTCACCTTTTCCGCAATCTACGCTGTATACGTCCTCGCGCGCATCTACGACGTAGGCGCAGGACACTTCCCCGACGGCCATGGCCTACACATCCTCCCGCTCGCGGCGCCGATCCTCCTCACCCGCGTCGCCTTCAACATCGCACCCGACAACATCGTCCTCATCTCCCTGCACGCCATGATGAAGGATTTCTTGCTGCTGTCGTTCCTCGCGTGCTGGTGCTTCATGGGTTTCCTCCTTGCGCTGCAGTGGCTCATCGACTCCAACGATAACCTCAACGAGACGCCTTCGTGGTTCGCCATTTGCAAGTGGATGCTCTGGATCTGGTTCGGTCTCGACGGCACCGGCATCCAGGAGTCGACGCAGTTCCACATCATTCTCGGCCCGGCGCTCATGGTCGGCTTCGCGTTCCTCGGCAACACGCTGTTCCTGACGATCCTCGTCGCCGTTCTGACAAACACCTTTTCCAACATCATTGCCGACGAGGCGGCCGAGGTGCGCTTCCGCCGCGCGGTGCTGACTTTCGAGGGTGTCAAAAGCGATGCCATTTTCGCGTACCCGCCGCCTTTCAACATCTTTGCGCTTGCGACGCTGCTGCCATTACGGTTCGCCGTGTCAGCCGAGACGTTTCACAGGGTCAACGTGGCGCTGATCCGCGCGCTGAATTTGCCGACCCTGCTGCTCATCAGTCTATACGAGAGGCGACAATTCTCGCGCCGGATGAGGAAGAAGATGAATGGTGGCGGTGGCCGCCGAAGGTTCTTGGGGTGGCAGCTTTCGGGATTTTCGCCGCACGGTGACATCCAGGCCGTGTTCGATACGGCGCCACCGCCGGATGTTGCTGATTTGATCGAGGAGCTGGATAAGATTGGCGACGAGGGGTCTGTGACGAGCGAGGTTGTGCCCAAGTTGTCGGCTGATCTGGGCCGACCCATTCGATGGAGATCAAGGCTACGGAATGGGGTTCAGGAGCATGATGATTAA